The nucleotide sequence tgaactttattTTGTACTATTCGTGATTTTTCCACATTTGTATTCGTTATCGAACTAGCTCGTATTGttaattaaattattgaaaaataatcgcaGGAAACGAGTCGAGGTGTAGCCGATATCTCGTTTATCGTTATTCCATTATTCCACGCTCGTACCTTATGGTTTTGTAATCATCGAGCTTAATTAATActcgaataataaattttttccacgtACATacgatacctattttatttgtttGCGCGAGCGAGTTGATTTGTTTGGTAGGTATTTCTCCTTCTGTTCGAACAGCACACCtaataattactcgtaataataCGCGAGATATGGCAAACGCGCGGTTACGCACACTTGCTCACTTATTCGCCGCAATTTACCATTGTAGAATAATAGCTACACGCACCGCATCGCATCATGTATAAGATATCGAGTATAATGTAGAGGAGGTATTCGCAGTCGCAAGTAGTATTACGCTTACGCGGATTTGTTTGTAAACTCGAAATAAATATAACGCATTTGACAATTGACATATGTACATTCAACTTGAGCGTGTATtaagaaaatgaaacgaaacgcGACATTAAGGGTACATATAGCGAACAGAACAGAACACCCGTAGCTACACCGATACCGATACAAACACCGGTATATGCCGATGCGCGTACCGAAGAGATCAAAACGACGAGAAACCGACGAAATCGCGATCGTGATCGTGTCTACACTTCTTTGGAAACCATATGATTTAGAATCttgaacatgaatttttcaattttcttcatctCGTGCGACATCTCGGCTTTATACTGAATACACTGGAATGAGAAATGTCAAACAGAGCAGTTAGCCATGGCTGGCGTTCGAGATGGCTTCGTTCGCTGTCTCGAACCCGAACACCCGAACAGCGAATACTCGTtactacttagtacttactgCGCTGTTATCCGTCAACTTGACCAGTAAAGATGACTTTGCGTGATCGTATTTCATAATGAATCGAACCTGTAAAAgcaaatacataggtatggAAACGTATAATGCCAAACTGACGATTCTACTCGTACGTGATCGGTGAATCGGCGATAGTAATAATTATAACGACGTACGTTTAACGAATTCTGCAGATATAAATTTTCggcgattttctcaaattcttccCAACTTTTTAGGTAAGTCATCGTTGAAATTCACGTTTACGACGATAAATGGTTCACCGTACACCGTACACCGATCGAACGGTTTGTTGAAATATGCGATCGCAGGTTGGACGTACAGACTGCAACGTAACGAAGAAACGAGACGAGTGTTTTAAAACTGAATAATTGCGCGAGTATGGTGCCGAACCAATGATATAAGATGTTCAAATACGTCTAGGTGTATTTACGTAagtagtaggtatacctatgtattgtAGTGCGTACTCGATTGCGAGTTATAATAGCGGTGCTGCGGTGGAGTGCAGAGCTGCAGCgtagaatttcagaaaaaacttgGAGCGGTAATTTCAAGACGAACCATAACCAATTTCAGTTCGATACAGGATTGACATTGCCGATTTGAATTCTGCTGATAACAAAATAGAAGGGAGATAGATAGATAGGAGAATTAGATGGCAGCGCAACGTGATACGCGTTTAATCAACTTACCGATGGCTCAATGGCACAATGTTGACACAATTACACATATAACTGTCAAGCTGCGGGATTACTCGTCACTGGTGTTTATTATTTCTTATTTATCTGGTATGAAATCCGAATAAATTCGAGACTTTATTCTAATTCGATGACATGACGCGGCACGGCCGAATGTTTGATGATAACAAATTCTTGAGAAAAAGTAGGTTGAGCATCGTGCTTGAGGAAAAACAACAGCACCAGTGGCGTGGCGCAGTGGCGCCGTAGCTACCGTAGCCTACCGTAGCCGTATGAGCATGAGCGCCTTTCCCTTTCGTTCCGGTTCCGGGCTGAGGCCGACGTTCCAGTTTCTTATCGGTTGTCGAACCCGTGGCAAGTGTGGCAAGTAGTGGCGGCACAGACGAGGCATGTTTGTTTACGTTTACgtttatcaataattttgtttgattatttttgtaatttcgtaatttttgaaaaaaaaaaaattaaaatgtaacgCGTAGTAATATTATAATAATAGTGTTACAATCGATATTACGAGTCGAACGTGTATGCCCGTTTCAGACGCTTTCAATGGTTTAGTGTCAACTTGTGTAATTTGCAGAATAATCAGAATATAGTCAACTTTTCTTCtggtaagtagaagtacctctacctactcagCTTTGCTCGCTTTCTCGTCTCTTAATTAATTCGAGCGTTCATCTTGGTCCAGGTGAGCCTTCATTTACAAATTGTAGCGGAGCGGTGATAAGGTTTTGCTCGTTTCGGCAGTTCCGAGGTGGCGGCAGCAGCAGTTGAGAAGTTTCGCTTTCGCAGCAGTTAGTGCTAGTCCCAGCTCATCTTTCACGTCCACGAGCAACATCGAAGAAAGCTGGAAGTAAGTAATCCTGTCTaccttttatcaatttttcaaacgtcgATTAAATTATCGACTAGGTAGTAAGTAaaggtatgtacatacttgCTTCGACTTTGAGGCTCAGACAGTGCCTTACGAGTAGTTTCGAATTGGAGATACCGTGTACCCTACCTAGTAGCTAGTACCTACGTGGTATTCGGATGGTTAAAGCCTAAGGCGATGGATTTTCATTGTCGAATCAGCATCATTTACCTATATTCTTTGTATGTATACTAGACCAGTGCACCAGAAGATTTGAGATGAAGACCCTGTCTGTTGGCGTTTGCGTATAGTCAACTGAGGAGCTAATTTCTGTCTTACCTACTCGTTGCCGCTGTGTTCgccaaaatggccgaaatcgaCAAACGGATGATAAATATCTTTATACTTGGTCTCGGTTTTTTGTTGGTGTTTGTTTCTTTTCAAACAATGAGCAACATTCTGGTAAGTGGGTCTGATTGTGActtgtacatactcgtatgtacatctacatagacATACATGATTGTATACgatagatacctattacctacctacctacctacctattttacatttttttagattaCCTTGATCAATAGCATAAAACACGAAACGCCTGATTACGATGGAGATGCTTTTTACGCGCTAGCCATCGTTTACGTCGTATTCGCCGTATTCAATCTGGTGGTTCCTCCGATAATTAGCGTGTTAGGCACGCGTATTTCCATGGTTATAGGTTCCATCGGCTATGCGTAAGCgatttacttttttgtttctttctctCTCGTTCTTTTTTTCCCGCTTGCTTTCTTTAATCGTCGCTTCTTTCGCAAGGGCAATAACACATTGTAGTGTTCAAGTACCTACGCTATGATGGCTAATGAGTAATGACCAAAGGTTTTGTTCTGTATTTTCGCAGGCtttacataatttcattttttattacaaaCGGCTGGACGATATATGTGGCTTCGGTTGTATTGGGAATTGGAGCTGCCACTATATGGACAGCTCAGGGAACCTATTTGACACTCAACTCGGACGCGTATACCGTTGCTCGTAATTCGGCTGTATTTTGGGCGTGTTTCCAATTaaggtatgtagatgtacattaTATATATATTACCTAGTAGTACCTACATGTGCGAATCACGATGTTCGGGTACACATTCGCATACACTCCTAATAAGCACTCGGGATTACACATATGGTAGGTTCAGTGTATCTTAACTGCGGAGgatttcgaatcattttcgTGTTGGTCGCATTCGAATGAAATGTCAAATTACGGATTTGGAACTGGAACGGCAACTACGATTTCACTTTTACCAACAATATTTGTTTACATATTTATGCCAGCAGCCACCACTAGCGTGGTATGGCGCCTCTGAATTCGTGTGTTGTATACCATAGTGTGTAATTGTTGTGTTGCAGTACGCTGGTTGGTAACGCTTTCGTTTATTTGacatttcaaaatcaagaaTATATTCCCGCCGAAACGAGAACGTACGTTTATAGCGTTTTATCGGGTATCTGTCTAGTCGGCGTTTTTATTCTAATGCTTTTACGTCCGCCTCTCAACTCGCACGGACAACAGATATCTGACACCAGCAACGCTCCTTccaaagcattttttcaaagtctcacCATGCTCTGTACGAAAGATATGATGTTATTGTCTATCTCATTTTGGTTTACAGGTTGGTAGAATACGAGTAAATCgatttaatttacctactttacCTATGTGCTATATCTACGTACTATATATGTAACCAGAACCACCTACCCTCTCCCTCTCCCTctacatatactcgtaatattatTCCCCTTCCATTCTTTTGTATGTTACCTCCTCAACCTTTCACTGTAAAACGTTTCTTACACGCAAAAAAATTATCGACGCATGTTACTCGCTATTTCGgccctattttgaaatttgaaccacAAGTTTTGTAGCAGGTTTCagcaattgcaaattttcaagtgtaGAAAATCACGCtcatccaacaaccaatcaggTGTCGTGTGTCTTCGTCTTCGTTACAGGTaatagtaggtaattaaaactGGCGCGTTGTTCGCTGCGATCTATCGAAATATCTATTTATCGAGTACGCACGCCGGATAAAATATCGACTACCAGTCTACCATGAAAAACGTTTTCTACTAAATGTTTCCGTTGGTCGCGGTGAGTGATACGAGTAGTCGAGTCCATACtcgtaataatgatagcgcatgattggttgttggactgaaatgataaaattccaacttttcccCCTCACCGCTCTCTACCCTGTATGTATCATCTTTTAgtctagtacctctacctacctaatattcttgaagccaacttttttcatttttctttcatattttatttatacCGTTAACAGGAGCCAATTTAGCGTTCGCCGCCTCTATTTACAGCTCTTGTATCGGCTTCACAACAAAGCTGACGAAATTTCCCAAGTCATTGATCGGTTTAGTCGGAATTGTGTTCGGAGTCGGCGAAGTAATAGGTAGgtgattggtgatttttttacccaaatttgtACGACTGTTGCGTGTTTATATGATAAGGTACCCGGTACCGTCGTTTATTTTGGAGTATTTATTCGATATTCGATATTCGCTATCGTACATTCGCCTGTGTTTCATTTTCGCAGGAGGATTATTGTTCGGAATTTTAGCAGACGTAACTACATTCCAGTGGGGAAGAAACCCGATCGTGATTTTTGGATCGTTTGTGCTTGTAGCGAGCTACGCGTTCATCTATTTGAATTTGCCAACGGACGCGCAATTTGGAAACACGACGGCCATATCTTATTTCGATCCACCCATGTATGTCTATTGTCTATCATCTTTGT is from Planococcus citri chromosome 1, ihPlaCitr1.1, whole genome shotgun sequence and encodes:
- the LOC135841269 gene encoding UNC93-like protein MFSD11; this translates as MAEIDKRMINIFILGLGFLLVFVSFQTMSNILITLINSIKHETPDYDGDAFYALAIVYVVFAVFNLVVPPIISVLGTRISMVIGSIGYALYIISFFITNGWTIYVASVVLGIGAATIWTAQGTYLTLNSDAYTVARNSAVFWACFQLSTLVGNAFVYLTFQNQEYIPAETRTYVYSVLSGICLVGVFILMLLRPPLNSHGQQISDTSNAPSKAFFQSLTMLCTKDMMLLSISFWFTGANLAFAASIYSSCIGFTTKLTKFPKSLIGLVGIVFGVGEVIGGLLFGILADVTTFQWGRNPIVIFGSFVLVASYAFIYLNLPTDAQFGNTTAISYFDPPIVWLAVLCSFLLGFGDSCFNTQIYSIVATKYREDSAPPFALFKLVQSFGSGIAFLYFKYVPLHYLLIALTVMDILAAITFFPVEVQARTPHFEQDELNIQIPAGPSVNRNRTMATAPKTE